In the genome of Deinococcus deserti VCD115, one region contains:
- a CDS encoding Glu/Leu/Phe/Val family dehydrogenase yields MRASGLNWQGLMEQLHQALPYCEVTDQSLAYFKYPKRTLSVNLPVRMDDGRVQVFRGYRTVHSTARGPSMGGIRYKAGLNAHECEVLAAIMTLKAAVADLPLGGAKGGVDVDPATLSPHELQGLTRRYTSELVELIGRNEDILAPDVGTDEQIMAWVLDAYSENTGETENGVVVGKPLTLGGSYGSKDARGRSAALVALRVLEANGQSMRQARVAVYGFGNVGRRAAQTLAAQGALVVAVSDQDGAAFASGGLDLDALVAHREMHGTVLGFGMAITPEEVAELDVDVLMLAYDYGAIHAGNAHAIRARYVVEATNRAVLPEAERFLEGQGVIVLPDLVASIGGLVVNYLEWVQDASNFFWNEDEIERAVDSRVNAALDSVLAFMTQHDVNMRTAAYAIALNRLNNATVMRGVYP; encoded by the coding sequence ATGCGGGCATCAGGACTCAACTGGCAGGGCCTCATGGAACAACTCCACCAGGCGCTGCCGTATTGCGAGGTCACGGATCAGTCCCTGGCCTACTTCAAATACCCCAAGCGAACCCTCAGCGTGAACCTGCCAGTCCGTATGGACGACGGCCGCGTTCAGGTATTTCGTGGTTACCGCACCGTGCACAGCACTGCACGCGGCCCGAGCATGGGCGGCATCCGCTACAAGGCGGGGCTCAACGCGCACGAGTGTGAGGTGCTGGCGGCCATCATGACCCTCAAGGCCGCCGTGGCAGATCTCCCACTGGGCGGGGCTAAAGGCGGCGTGGATGTCGACCCGGCCACCCTCAGCCCGCATGAACTTCAGGGCCTGACCCGGCGCTACACCAGCGAACTGGTGGAGCTGATCGGACGCAACGAGGACATCCTGGCGCCCGACGTGGGCACCGACGAGCAGATCATGGCCTGGGTGCTCGACGCATACAGCGAGAACACTGGGGAAACCGAAAACGGTGTGGTGGTCGGCAAGCCACTGACCCTGGGCGGAAGTTACGGCAGCAAGGATGCCCGGGGCCGCAGCGCCGCCCTGGTTGCCTTACGTGTGCTGGAGGCCAACGGCCAGAGCATGCGCCAGGCGAGGGTCGCCGTCTACGGCTTTGGCAATGTGGGTCGGCGCGCAGCCCAGACGCTGGCTGCACAGGGCGCACTTGTGGTGGCCGTCAGTGACCAGGACGGCGCTGCCTTTGCCAGTGGCGGCCTGGATCTCGATGCCCTGGTAGCCCACCGCGAGATGCACGGCACCGTGCTGGGCTTCGGCATGGCAATTACGCCCGAGGAAGTCGCCGAGCTGGACGTGGACGTGCTGATGCTGGCCTACGACTACGGCGCCATTCATGCGGGCAATGCCCACGCCATCCGCGCCCGCTACGTGGTCGAGGCCACCAACCGCGCTGTGCTGCCGGAGGCCGAACGCTTCCTGGAGGGGCAGGGCGTGATCGTGCTGCCGGACCTGGTCGCCAGCATTGGTGGTCTGGTCGTCAACTACCTGGAGTGGGTGCAGGACGCCAGCAACTTCTTCTGGAATGAGGATGAGATTGAACGCGCCGTGGATTCCCGCGTGAACGCAGCACTTGACAGCGTTCTGGCCTTTATGACCCAACACGACGTCAACATGCGCACCGCTGCCTACGCCATCGCTCTGAACCGGCTGAACAACGCCACGGTGATGCGCGGGGTGTACCCATAA
- a CDS encoding Glu/Leu/Phe/Val family dehydrogenase — protein MTTTQDPKSTRQHEIPSYLDPNNIGPYEIFLEQVERVTPYLGKLAYWVETLKRPKRILVVDVPVHLDDGSVAHFEGYRVQHNTSRGPAKGGVRYHQDVTLSEVMALSAWMTVKNAAVNLPYGGGKGGIRLDPRKYSTGELERVTRRYTTEIGLIIGPEKDIPAPDVNTGPQTMAWMMDTYSMNVGRTATGVVTGKPVSLGGSLGRADATGRGVFVTGAEAMKKLGMPMQGARIAVQGFGNVGEAAARIFHEHGAKIVAIQDVTGTIACEAGIDPGLALQHLRQSGAVTGLPGTETLQRDEFWDVACDVLIPAALEKQITLENAGRIQARLIVEGANGPTIPAADDLLAERGVTVVPDVLANAGGVTVSYFEWVQDFSSFFWTEDEINNRLDRIMQDAFCSLWDVKERHGVTLRTAVYIVACTRVLEARALRGLYP, from the coding sequence ATGACCACGACCCAGGACCCCAAGTCCACCCGCCAGCACGAAATTCCCAGCTACCTCGACCCCAACAACATCGGCCCCTACGAAATCTTCCTTGAGCAGGTCGAGCGTGTGACGCCCTACCTGGGCAAGCTTGCCTACTGGGTCGAGACCCTCAAGCGGCCCAAGCGGATCCTGGTGGTGGACGTCCCTGTTCATCTGGATGACGGCAGCGTGGCGCACTTCGAGGGTTACCGGGTTCAGCACAACACCTCGCGTGGCCCGGCCAAGGGGGGCGTGCGCTACCACCAGGACGTCACCCTCAGCGAAGTGATGGCCCTGTCCGCCTGGATGACCGTCAAGAACGCCGCCGTCAACCTGCCCTACGGCGGCGGGAAAGGCGGCATCCGCCTCGACCCGCGCAAGTACAGCACCGGAGAACTGGAACGGGTCACGCGGCGCTACACCACCGAAATTGGCCTGATCATCGGGCCAGAGAAGGACATCCCGGCGCCGGATGTGAACACGGGGCCGCAGACGATGGCGTGGATGATGGACACGTACTCGATGAACGTGGGGCGCACCGCCACCGGGGTGGTCACCGGCAAACCCGTCTCGCTGGGCGGCTCACTGGGCCGTGCCGACGCCACCGGACGCGGGGTGTTCGTCACCGGCGCCGAGGCCATGAAAAAGCTGGGCATGCCGATGCAGGGCGCGCGCATCGCGGTGCAGGGCTTCGGCAATGTGGGTGAGGCCGCCGCGCGCATCTTCCACGAACACGGCGCGAAGATCGTGGCGATCCAGGACGTGACCGGCACCATCGCGTGTGAAGCGGGCATCGACCCGGGGCTGGCGTTGCAGCACCTGCGTCAGAGTGGCGCGGTCACTGGGCTGCCCGGCACCGAGACGTTGCAGCGTGACGAGTTCTGGGATGTGGCGTGTGACGTGCTGATTCCGGCAGCGCTGGAAAAGCAGATCACGCTGGAGAATGCCGGCCGGATTCAGGCGCGGCTGATTGTCGAGGGCGCCAATGGGCCGACCATTCCGGCGGCGGATGACCTGCTGGCCGAGCGTGGGGTGACGGTGGTGCCGGACGTGCTGGCCAATGCCGGTGGGGTAACGGTGTCGTACTTCGAGTGGGTGCAGGACTTCAGCTCGTTCTTCTGGACCGAGGATGAGATCAACAACCGCCTCGACCGCATCATGCAGGACGCCTTCTGCAGTTTGTGGGACGTCAAGGAGCGTCACGGCGTGACCCTGCGCACCGCCGTATATATCGTCGCCTGCACCCGCGTCCTCGAAGCCCGCGCCCTCCGCGGCCTCTACCCCTGA
- the panB gene encoding 3-methyl-2-oxobutanoate hydroxymethyltransferase, with the protein MKRSIPELLQSEQPLVMVTAYDYPGGLHAEAAGVDMILVGDSLGNVVLGYESTAPVTLSDMIHHSKAVRRGAPQTFLVVDMPFGTYHTGVTDAMRNAVRIIQETGADAVKMEGSTPEVLQVVDTLSRNGVPVVGHVGLMPQTATAQGGLRVQGKDDDTARRTLEGALALEAAGAFCVVLEAIPARLAKLITDRLQVPTVGIGAGINCDGQVLVTHDLLGIYEGEEKKIAKRYAEVGRVSREAIARYADEVRRREFPTRENSFVMKDDVLDKLY; encoded by the coding sequence ATGAAACGCAGTATCCCGGAGCTTTTGCAATCCGAGCAGCCCCTCGTGATGGTGACTGCCTATGACTATCCGGGAGGGCTGCACGCTGAGGCCGCCGGGGTGGATATGATTCTGGTGGGTGACAGCCTGGGGAACGTGGTGCTGGGCTACGAGAGCACAGCGCCGGTGACCCTCTCCGACATGATTCATCACAGCAAGGCGGTGCGCCGCGGCGCTCCCCAGACCTTTCTGGTGGTGGATATGCCTTTTGGGACGTATCACACGGGGGTCACCGACGCCATGCGCAATGCTGTCCGGATCATTCAGGAAACCGGTGCCGACGCCGTGAAGATGGAAGGCAGCACCCCCGAGGTCCTGCAGGTCGTGGACACCCTGAGCCGGAATGGTGTGCCGGTGGTTGGGCATGTAGGTTTGATGCCGCAGACCGCCACAGCTCAGGGCGGCCTGCGGGTCCAGGGCAAGGACGATGACACGGCCCGCCGAACCCTGGAGGGTGCACTTGCCCTGGAAGCAGCGGGGGCCTTCTGTGTGGTTCTCGAAGCCATTCCCGCGCGGCTGGCAAAGCTGATTACCGATCGCCTCCAGGTGCCGACCGTGGGCATCGGCGCCGGCATCAACTGCGACGGGCAGGTTCTGGTGACCCATGACCTGCTGGGAATCTACGAAGGCGAGGAAAAGAAAATTGCCAAGCGCTACGCCGAGGTCGGCCGGGTCTCCCGTGAAGCCATCGCGCGGTATGCCGACGAGGTGCGCCGCCGCGAGTTTCCTACGCGCGAAAACAGCTTTGTGATGAAAGACGACGTGCTGGACAAGCTGTACTGA
- a CDS encoding DUF420 domain-containing protein: MAETINQWAVFTIVLSGLALMAGVFLIRGGNREAHMKAMLLASGLATIFLVLYLTRLGLGYEKKYIGPNRSAYLVLLISHIILAAANLPLALLALWNAWKGLKAAGGNLRNIDLPAARGYFNRHRAWVRWTVPVWLYVAVTGWIIYLLLGRYGEVIKA, from the coding sequence ATGGCGGAAACGATTAATCAATGGGCGGTCTTTACGATCGTTCTGAGCGGACTGGCGCTGATGGCCGGCGTCTTCCTGATCCGGGGAGGCAACCGCGAAGCGCATATGAAGGCCATGCTCCTGGCCAGTGGTCTGGCTACAATTTTTCTGGTGCTGTATCTCACGCGGCTGGGCCTGGGCTACGAGAAGAAATACATCGGTCCTAACCGGAGCGCCTATCTGGTCCTGCTGATCAGCCACATCATCCTGGCAGCGGCGAACCTGCCACTGGCTCTGCTGGCGCTGTGGAACGCCTGGAAAGGTCTCAAGGCGGCAGGAGGAAACCTGCGCAACATTGACCTGCCCGCTGCCCGTGGGTACTTCAACCGGCACCGCGCCTGGGTGCGCTGGACCGTTCCTGTGTGGCTGTATGTGGCGGTGACGGGCTGGATCATCTATCTGCTGCTGGGCCGCTACGGGGAAGTCATCAAAGCCTGA
- a CDS encoding COX15/CtaA family protein, whose amino-acid sequence MRATPGTDTRPRSSVWLPRLAWAALAYNVLVILWGAVVRITGAGAGCGEHWPLCNGVVVPQSPTVHTLIEFSHRLTSGLSGVLALVLLFVAFRVTPARHPARFGAALSLGLIVLEGLVGGVQVMLGLTADSTEPARGFVQGIHLANTFALLGALLLTALWASGQPGLRLKGQGRAVWLGSAGLALLLLLGMAGAVTALGDLLFLPADGSTPIETVKRDYAATATLIENLRVLHPMLAIVTSAYLLWMAATLARLRPDAQVRRWGLWLSGAIAVQMLAGFANVALKAPGWMQLTHLLLACMMWLVTVMLVYRALSALSLRSPSTVSGAQRQGA is encoded by the coding sequence TTGAGGGCTACTCCTGGCACGGACACCCGGCCCAGATCCAGCGTCTGGCTGCCCCGGCTGGCCTGGGCAGCGCTGGCGTACAACGTGCTGGTCATTCTGTGGGGTGCGGTCGTCCGCATTACCGGTGCTGGCGCAGGCTGCGGCGAACACTGGCCGCTGTGCAACGGCGTGGTGGTGCCGCAAAGCCCCACCGTGCACACCTTGATCGAGTTCAGTCACCGCCTGACCAGCGGACTCAGCGGCGTGCTGGCCCTGGTGCTGCTGTTCGTGGCCTTCCGGGTGACGCCAGCTCGCCATCCGGCACGATTCGGCGCCGCACTGAGTCTGGGGCTGATCGTGCTTGAAGGGCTCGTCGGCGGCGTGCAGGTGATGCTGGGCCTGACTGCCGACAGCACCGAGCCGGCGCGTGGCTTTGTGCAGGGAATCCATCTGGCCAACACCTTTGCGCTGCTGGGTGCGCTGCTGCTCACGGCTTTGTGGGCGTCGGGGCAGCCGGGACTGCGCCTGAAGGGGCAGGGACGGGCAGTCTGGCTGGGCAGTGCAGGGCTGGCGCTGCTCCTCCTCCTGGGCATGGCTGGGGCTGTGACCGCGCTCGGCGATCTGCTGTTCCTCCCGGCCGACGGCAGTACCCCTATCGAGACGGTCAAACGTGACTACGCGGCCACGGCCACCCTGATCGAGAACCTGCGGGTGCTTCACCCGATGCTGGCCATCGTGACCAGTGCCTACCTGCTGTGGATGGCGGCGACCCTGGCCCGGCTGCGCCCGGATGCGCAGGTGCGGCGCTGGGGACTGTGGCTCTCAGGAGCCATTGCCGTGCAGATGCTGGCCGGCTTTGCCAACGTGGCCCTGAAGGCACCGGGATGGATGCAACTGACACATCTGCTTCTGGCGTGCATGATGTGGCTTGTGACCGTGATGCTGGTGTACCGCGCCCTGAGTGCTCTGTCTCTCCGTTCTCCCTCCACCGTTTCCGGTGCGCAGCGGCAGGGCGCGTGA
- a CDS encoding heme o synthase: MPETVVPSAVQSGPLRATWRDYLALTKPKVISLLLWTTLAAMFMAERGWPGLGLLVVVALAGYMSAGSAGVFNMIIDRDIDLKMARTASRPTSSGVISSRQAAVFGTTLQVLSFVMLWVWATPLAAWMSLAGFVTYVVVYTLWLKRNTWHNIVLGGAAGCFPPLVGWAAVTGDLNLFAWFLFAIIFFWTPVHFWALALMIKDEYREVGIPMLPVVHGDRLTVAQIGLYAIYTVVLSVMPVFFREVGAIYFLSAAALGGWLLVLSWRLYRHVMAGNAVERRVAVPLYLYSMLYLALLFVMAAVDRIVFAHL; the protein is encoded by the coding sequence GTGCCAGAGACGGTCGTGCCCTCTGCAGTCCAGTCCGGCCCCCTGCGGGCCACGTGGCGGGACTATCTGGCACTGACCAAGCCCAAGGTCATCAGCCTGTTGCTGTGGACCACGCTGGCGGCAATGTTCATGGCCGAGCGGGGCTGGCCGGGCCTGGGGCTGCTTGTGGTGGTTGCGCTGGCCGGGTACATGTCGGCCGGGTCTGCGGGCGTGTTCAACATGATCATCGACCGGGACATTGACCTGAAAATGGCGCGTACGGCCAGCCGCCCCACCAGCAGCGGCGTGATCAGCAGCCGACAGGCGGCTGTGTTCGGCACCACGCTGCAGGTGCTGTCCTTTGTGATGCTGTGGGTCTGGGCCACGCCGCTGGCCGCCTGGATGAGCCTGGCGGGCTTCGTGACCTACGTGGTGGTCTACACCCTGTGGCTCAAGCGCAATACCTGGCACAACATCGTGCTGGGTGGTGCGGCCGGCTGTTTCCCTCCGCTGGTGGGCTGGGCGGCTGTGACCGGCGACCTGAACCTGTTTGCCTGGTTTCTGTTTGCCATCATCTTTTTCTGGACGCCGGTGCACTTCTGGGCACTGGCCCTGATGATCAAAGACGAATACCGCGAGGTTGGCATTCCAATGCTGCCGGTCGTGCACGGTGACAGGCTGACGGTGGCGCAGATCGGACTGTACGCCATCTATACGGTGGTTCTGTCAGTCATGCCTGTGTTTTTCCGTGAGGTCGGTGCCATCTACTTTCTGTCGGCCGCAGCACTGGGTGGCTGGCTGCTGGTGCTGTCCTGGCGCCTCTACCGGCATGTCATGGCCGGAAACGCGGTGGAGCGCCGGGTGGCAGTGCCGCTGTACCTGTATTCCATGCTGTATCTGGCACTGCTGTTTGTTATGGCGGCAGTGGACCGGATTGTATTCGCCCATCTATAA
- the coxB gene encoding cytochrome c oxidase subunit II, which translates to MKLNTIQDRQSGTARPRKRPAAFTALAAGLAATLLTGCQSEQLLSIGDMSSGYNKEIFWMSLWAIALSIIVFVGVSWALFYSVQKFREDRHDAPPAQFHGNNRLEVILVAVPVVIVILLSVLTVRSMARLNPVPVNAPKIDILSKQFWWNFAYPTVTSDAGGTVANGNEMVMPTGQPVVLNLTSGDVIHGFWAPNIGGQRHALPSVIRTWKVDTERPGVYQGNCSQLCGASHANMRYKVIALEPERYQAFLAAAKAYRAPTPAEGSAEARGYTLFMQGKASTGALACSACHRVQGTPAAAGAGPDLSFFGTRRTLGAGMWEGEEAEKNLVPWIANSPGMKPGALMPTYDGSEYMVNGKMQKGGVLTRAEIEDIAAYLRSLKLPEEADYWRGTPVYGARAGGTQ; encoded by the coding sequence GTGAAGTTGAACACCATCCAAGACCGCCAGAGCGGCACAGCCCGGCCGCGCAAACGCCCAGCGGCCTTCACGGCCCTGGCTGCCGGGCTGGCCGCTACGTTGCTCACCGGCTGCCAGTCCGAACAGCTGCTCTCTATCGGAGACATGAGTTCGGGCTACAACAAAGAGATTTTCTGGATGAGTCTGTGGGCCATTGCGCTCTCGATCATCGTCTTTGTTGGGGTCTCGTGGGCTTTGTTCTACTCGGTGCAGAAGTTCCGCGAGGACCGTCATGATGCGCCGCCGGCCCAGTTCCACGGCAACAACCGCCTGGAAGTCATCCTGGTGGCCGTGCCGGTTGTCATCGTGATCCTGCTGAGCGTGCTGACCGTGCGCAGCATGGCCCGCCTCAACCCCGTGCCCGTCAATGCTCCCAAGATTGACATTCTGTCCAAGCAGTTCTGGTGGAACTTCGCGTATCCCACCGTGACCAGTGACGCCGGCGGAACGGTGGCCAACGGCAACGAAATGGTGATGCCTACCGGCCAGCCGGTGGTGCTGAACCTGACCAGCGGCGACGTGATCCACGGTTTCTGGGCTCCCAACATCGGCGGACAGCGTCACGCGCTGCCCAGCGTCATCCGTACCTGGAAGGTCGACACCGAACGTCCCGGCGTCTACCAGGGCAACTGCTCACAGCTGTGCGGGGCCAGCCACGCCAACATGCGTTACAAGGTCATCGCCCTGGAGCCCGAGCGCTACCAGGCCTTCCTGGCGGCAGCCAAGGCCTACCGTGCTCCTACTCCAGCAGAAGGCAGCGCCGAGGCACGCGGCTACACGCTGTTCATGCAGGGCAAGGCCTCCACGGGCGCTCTGGCCTGCTCGGCCTGTCACCGCGTACAGGGCACCCCTGCCGCAGCTGGAGCCGGCCCGGACCTGAGCTTCTTCGGCACGCGCCGCACCCTGGGGGCCGGCATGTGGGAAGGCGAGGAAGCCGAAAAGAACCTGGTGCCGTGGATCGCCAACAGCCCAGGGATGAAACCCGGTGCCCTGATGCCTACCTATGACGGCAGTGAGTACATGGTCAACGGCAAGATGCAAAAAGGTGGTGTCCTGACCAGAGCGGAAATCGAAGATATCGCCGCCTATCTGCGCAGCCTGAAGCTGCCGGAAGAAGCGGATTACTGGCGCGGCACGCCGGTGTACGGCGCCCGCGCAGGAGGAACGCAGTGA
- a CDS encoding cbb3-type cytochrome c oxidase subunit I, translating into MTVQHAPQSTVAQRGAWEVIKDYMMTTDHKKIGILYIFVSILAFAAAGLLAVAIRVQLALPNQEILVGTAYNQVLTVHAALMIFFFLIPIGLFGFGNFFLPLQLGVRDVALPRVNTFAVWLFVFSLILVVLGLWNGGAPSVGWTFYYPLSVDANQTGVSVLMVALILNGIGSLLGSANFAATIVNLRAPGMSLWKMPIFCWSIFATSILQLVSLGGLTAAALVTYLEIKLGLSMFNPGINGVPVLMQQFFWFYSHPAVYVMLLPYLGIGAEIASTMARKPLFGYRVMVYSLLGIVLVSLLVWVHHIFAVGLPEIWQIAFAVMTLIVAVPTGVKIFNLIGTLWGGRILMKSPTYWLVGFIFNFLVGGITGVSLGMIPFDYQVTMSYYVVAHFHNVMMFGTAFLAMGGIYYWWPKMSGRFLDEKLGLWHFWLFMIGSWLTFLPQYILGLLGMPRRYYTYPEGNFAWTELNFLSTLGALTLLAGGAVWVWNMLQSLQRPVTAGPNPWGGFTLEWTAASPPAAYNFAHDFPTTFPTERPLYDWEKSGETLTPVDPKSIHLPVDSIWPFVTAVGLLLMGYGLSFGWFTNYNPATGLRPFSEASPSFVFATVLLYLSFPVFLWGLFKWAGTREYAVPVEHHHLTKYDNGFMGMSWFILSEVGLFAVLIAGYVYLRVIGAAEPPALRPSIWLAALNTLILVSSSFVLHKAEQDMHHGRVTWGRLGLFVTLLLGGLFMIFQVYEFALFGVESDWKQNLWQACFFIIVGLHGLHILIGGVGVALPYYQTLTGKIDKYNHGSLTAASMYWHLVDVVWLLIVAIFYAW; encoded by the coding sequence GTGACCGTTCAGCACGCTCCGCAGAGCACCGTCGCCCAGCGAGGCGCGTGGGAGGTCATCAAGGATTACATGATGACCACCGATCATAAAAAGATCGGCATTCTGTACATCTTTGTGTCCATTCTGGCCTTTGCCGCTGCCGGCCTTCTGGCGGTGGCCATTCGTGTGCAGCTGGCCCTGCCCAACCAGGAAATCCTGGTCGGTACGGCCTACAACCAGGTCCTGACGGTCCACGCGGCCCTGATGATCTTTTTCTTCCTGATTCCTATCGGGTTGTTCGGCTTCGGAAACTTTTTTCTGCCGCTTCAGCTCGGGGTGCGGGACGTGGCATTGCCCCGCGTCAACACCTTTGCGGTGTGGCTGTTCGTCTTCAGCCTGATCCTGGTCGTGCTGGGGCTGTGGAACGGTGGAGCGCCCAGCGTCGGCTGGACCTTCTACTACCCGCTGTCAGTGGACGCCAACCAGACCGGGGTCAGCGTGCTGATGGTGGCCCTGATCCTCAACGGTATCGGGTCGCTGCTGGGCAGCGCGAACTTCGCAGCAACCATCGTCAACCTGCGCGCCCCCGGCATGAGTCTGTGGAAGATGCCCATTTTCTGCTGGAGCATCTTCGCCACCAGCATCCTGCAGCTGGTCTCGCTGGGTGGTCTGACGGCTGCCGCGCTGGTGACCTACCTGGAAATCAAGCTGGGCCTGAGCATGTTTAACCCCGGCATCAATGGTGTGCCGGTGCTGATGCAGCAGTTCTTCTGGTTCTACTCGCACCCCGCCGTGTACGTCATGCTGCTGCCCTACCTGGGAATCGGCGCCGAAATCGCCTCCACCATGGCCCGCAAGCCGCTGTTCGGCTACCGCGTGATGGTGTACTCGCTGCTGGGCATCGTGCTGGTCAGTCTGCTGGTGTGGGTACACCACATCTTCGCAGTGGGCCTGCCGGAAATCTGGCAGATCGCCTTTGCCGTGATGACCCTGATCGTGGCCGTGCCGACCGGCGTGAAGATCTTCAACCTGATCGGCACGCTGTGGGGCGGACGCATCCTGATGAAGTCCCCCACCTACTGGCTGGTCGGCTTTATTTTCAACTTCCTGGTCGGCGGGATCACCGGCGTTTCGCTGGGCATGATTCCCTTCGACTATCAGGTCACGATGTCCTACTACGTGGTGGCGCACTTCCACAACGTGATGATGTTCGGTACGGCCTTCCTGGCCATGGGCGGCATCTACTACTGGTGGCCCAAGATGTCCGGGCGCTTCCTGGACGAGAAGTTGGGCCTGTGGCACTTCTGGCTGTTCATGATCGGCTCGTGGCTGACCTTCCTGCCGCAGTACATCCTGGGTCTGCTGGGTATGCCCCGGCGTTACTACACCTACCCCGAAGGCAACTTTGCCTGGACCGAGCTGAACTTCCTGAGCACGCTGGGCGCCCTGACCCTGCTGGCCGGCGGTGCGGTGTGGGTGTGGAACATGCTGCAGAGCCTGCAGCGTCCTGTCACGGCCGGACCCAACCCCTGGGGCGGCTTTACCCTGGAGTGGACGGCAGCCTCGCCTCCTGCGGCCTACAACTTCGCGCACGACTTCCCGACCACCTTCCCCACCGAGCGCCCGCTGTATGACTGGGAAAAGAGTGGAGAAACCCTGACCCCGGTGGATCCCAAGAGCATTCACCTGCCGGTGGACAGCATCTGGCCCTTCGTGACGGCCGTTGGTCTGCTGCTGATGGGCTACGGCCTGAGCTTCGGCTGGTTTACCAACTACAACCCCGCTACTGGTCTGCGCCCGTTCTCCGAGGCTTCACCGAGCTTCGTGTTCGCCACCGTGCTGCTGTACCTGAGCTTCCCAGTGTTCCTGTGGGGCCTGTTCAAGTGGGCCGGTACCCGCGAGTATGCCGTACCGGTCGAGCACCACCACCTGACCAAGTACGACAACGGCTTCATGGGCATGAGCTGGTTCATCCTCAGTGAAGTGGGCCTGTTCGCCGTGCTGATCGCTGGATACGTGTACCTGCGGGTGATTGGCGCCGCCGAGCCTCCTGCGCTGCGCCCCAGCATCTGGCTGGCTGCACTGAACACCCTGATCCTGGTCAGCTCGTCGTTCGTGCTCCACAAGGCCGAGCAGGACATGCACCACGGCCGCGTCACCTGGGGTCGTCTGGGCCTGTTCGTGACGCTGCTGCTGGGCGGCCTGTTCATGATCTTCCAGGTGTACGAGTTCGCGCTGTTCGGCGTGGAAAGCGACTGGAAACAGAACCTGTGGCAGGCCTGCTTCTTTATCATCGTTGGCCTGCACGGTCTGCACATTCTGATCGGGGGCGTGGGCGTGGCTCTGCCGTACTACCAGACCCTGACCGGCAAGATCGACAAGTACAACCACGGTTCTCTGACCGCCGCCAGCATGTACTGGCACCTGGTGGACGTGGTGTGGCTGCTGATCGTGGCGATTTTCTACGCCTGGTAA
- a CDS encoding SCO family protein: MKWLTAALLTIAAVLGGLLLFRTLSPAPLGGDALGAPKPLPALKLTSERGQPTRLNESDGRVRLVFYGFVRCPDVCPATLTSLKTTYDTLSPELRKRVLVQFITVDPEHDTPAVVQRYLAGFNPSFSGLTGKAETIDEAARQMFVTNVRPLPARDHSSHQDTPEASGSGADNAQQAGATAREAARLHGDQVSVVDGQGRFVRVYGNADVIGGVLERDLPQLVRQYAN, encoded by the coding sequence ATGAAGTGGTTGACCGCCGCCCTCCTGACCATCGCTGCCGTGCTGGGGGGCCTGTTGCTGTTCCGGACACTTTCGCCTGCCCCACTGGGAGGAGACGCTCTGGGTGCCCCTAAGCCGTTGCCCGCGCTGAAGCTGACCAGTGAACGCGGCCAACCCACCCGCCTCAATGAGAGTGACGGCCGGGTCCGGCTGGTGTTTTACGGCTTCGTGCGCTGCCCGGACGTGTGTCCGGCCACACTGACGAGTCTGAAGACCACCTACGACACCCTCAGCCCGGAGCTGCGTAAACGCGTACTGGTGCAGTTCATCACGGTCGACCCGGAGCACGATACACCTGCGGTCGTGCAGCGCTACCTGGCCGGGTTCAATCCATCTTTCAGTGGGCTGACCGGAAAAGCCGAAACCATCGACGAGGCGGCGCGGCAGATGTTCGTGACCAATGTCAGGCCGCTGCCCGCCCGTGACCACAGCAGTCATCAGGACACGCCGGAGGCCTCAGGAAGCGGCGCTGACAATGCGCAGCAGGCGGGAGCCACAGCGCGCGAAGCTGCGAGACTGCACGGCGACCAGGTCAGTGTGGTGGATGGCCAGGGCCGTTTCGTGCGGGTCTACGGCAATGCCGACGTGATCGGAGGCGTGCTGGAGCGTGACCTGCCTCAGCTGGTGCGTCAGTACGCCAACTGA